Proteins encoded within one genomic window of Leucoraja erinacea ecotype New England chromosome 24, Leri_hhj_1, whole genome shotgun sequence:
- the g0s2 gene encoding G0/G1 switch protein 2 → MGAVSELVPFAREILSQKPNRKMVKIYAVGTALALIGAVLGLLETVCSPFTPAAEDRVWSLRSARRHGARREEQPAAKGTEVAGLMRHRKHAS, encoded by the coding sequence ATGGGGGCAGTGAgcgagctggtcccatttgcccgggAGATTCTGAGCCAGAAACCCAACAGGAAGATGGTGAAGATCTACGCGGTGGGCACGGCGCTGGCGTTGATCGGCGCGGTGCTGGGCCTGCTGGAGACGGTGTGTTCGCCCTTCACGCCCGCGGCCGAGGACCGCGTGTGGTCGCTGCGGAGCGCACGGCGGCACGGAGCACGGCGGGAAGAGCAGCCGGCGGCGAAGGGGACGGAGGTGGCAGGCCTGATGCGTCACCGCAAACACGCCTCGTGA